A stretch of the Porifericola rhodea genome encodes the following:
- a CDS encoding RagB/SusD family nutrient uptake outer membrane protein, translated as MSYKLYFKSLSLLVAITFAYTGCTDLEVEEVESIVAESESGEFSGDAEALLESAYNQLSSFADQANVYSLYVHTSDEMIPPTRGTDWGDNGVWRLLHSHNWDPTHQYVLNSWNQLNSRVFLTNQVLASDNPAPNAEQAAAAKFLRAFYMWHVMDLYGQVPFREVNEGAEIDPRVLSREEAFDFIVNDLEEALPDLPSTGPSPINDKASKASVNALLARLYLNKGVYMADVNEEGALNPTFDQADMAKVIEYADAVAADGYALEDDYYNNFSVNAESEIIFTNPEGAGDPQNRYFMTLHYDQNPSGWNGFTTIADFYAKFEDGDVRKGIEATPDGTDFSGIGRGFLTGQQYSDSGTVITNSRNNKPLAFEADVPLIGADTDDGYRAIKYHPADKGRYIQLRYADVYLMKAEALFRSGQTAEALEMVNELRAKRGASQLSSLDEATLLDERGRELYWEGIRRVDQIRFGTFDDTWHEKTVTESFRVLYPIPQQALDSNPNLVQNPGY; from the coding sequence ATGAGTTATAAATTATATTTTAAAAGCTTATCACTACTTGTAGCTATAACCTTTGCCTATACAGGTTGTACTGATCTTGAAGTTGAAGAGGTAGAGTCAATAGTAGCTGAATCAGAGTCAGGAGAGTTTTCAGGTGATGCTGAAGCTCTGTTAGAGTCTGCATATAACCAGCTGAGTTCATTTGCTGACCAAGCCAATGTATACTCTTTATATGTTCATACTTCAGACGAAATGATACCTCCTACCAGAGGTACAGACTGGGGAGATAATGGTGTATGGCGTTTGTTGCATTCACATAACTGGGATCCTACTCACCAATATGTACTCAATTCTTGGAACCAGCTAAACAGTAGAGTTTTTCTTACTAATCAGGTGTTAGCCTCTGATAACCCTGCTCCAAATGCTGAGCAGGCTGCCGCTGCGAAATTTTTGAGAGCATTTTATATGTGGCACGTTATGGACCTATATGGTCAGGTGCCTTTCAGAGAAGTTAATGAGGGTGCCGAGATAGACCCCAGAGTGTTGAGTAGAGAGGAAGCTTTTGATTTTATTGTCAATGATTTGGAAGAAGCTCTTCCCGACTTGCCTTCAACCGGACCTTCACCTATCAATGATAAGGCATCTAAAGCTTCCGTAAATGCATTGCTTGCAAGACTTTATCTTAACAAAGGAGTGTATATGGCAGATGTTAACGAAGAAGGAGCTTTAAACCCTACATTTGATCAGGCCGATATGGCAAAGGTTATTGAATATGCCGATGCTGTCGCGGCAGACGGATATGCTCTAGAGGATGATTATTACAACAATTTTTCTGTAAACGCAGAAAGTGAAATTATCTTCACCAACCCTGAAGGTGCAGGAGACCCACAAAATAGGTACTTTATGACCTTACACTACGATCAAAATCCTAGTGGATGGAATGGTTTTACTACCATAGCCGATTTCTATGCTAAGTTTGAAGACGGTGATGTCAGAAAAGGTATAGAAGCTACACCTGATGGGACTGACTTTTCTGGAATTGGTCGTGGTTTTCTTACCGGACAGCAATATAGCGACAGTGGAACTGTAATAACTAATAGCAGAAACAACAAGCCTTTAGCCTTTGAGGCCGATGTGCCCTTAATTGGAGCCGATACTGACGATGGTTATCGTGCCATCAAATATCACCCTGCTGATAAAGGTAGATATATACAGTTGCGATATGCGGATGTGTATTTAATGAAAGCAGAAGCTTTGTTTAGAAGTGGACAAACAGCAGAAGCACTAGAAATGGTGAATGAGCTAAGGGCTAAGAGAGGTGCAAGCCAGCTAAGTAGTTTAGACGAAGCTACGCTATTAGACGAAAGAGGGAGAGAATTATATTGGGAGGGTATCAGAAGAGTTGATCAAATAAGATTCGGAACTTTCGACGATACATGGCATGAAAAAACAGTTACTGAATCATTTAGAGTGCTTTACCCTATACCTCAGCAGGCTTTAGACTCTAACCCTAACCTGGTGCAAAACCCTGGTTACTAG
- a CDS encoding VCBS repeat-containing protein yields MRYTIWFIAILLISCTGANDDLPFTKMASSHTGISFENELQLTKDFDVFRYRNYYNGGGVAIGDVNNDGYADVYLTANMEENKLFLNKGNQEGKSFKFEDISSIAKVGGNKVWSTGVSMADINGDGLLDIYVCNSGDISGGKRENELFINQGANAEGIPVFEEMAADYGLDDKGFSTHAVFFDYDKDGDLDAYVLNNSFRPVSTLGLENIRHVRDSTGGDKLYRNDSNKFTDVSTEAGIYGSVIGFGLGVTISDVDQDGWMDIYVSNDFFERDYLYINQGDGTFKDELPQRMGHISHFSMGADAADLNNDGYPEIFVTDMLPESDERLKTMTHYESYDLHQTKLNHGYYEQYMRNTMQLNTQHGAFKEVGQFAGVDATDWSWGALIADFDNDAHKEIFVSNGVFKDVTNQDFIAYIGSDEAILEAMRKESIDFQELVDRMPSNKLSNYLFKQTSGLQFENVSEKWGLNEPSFSNGAAYGDLDNDGDLDLIVNNVNQEVFVYRNNSEKHFNNNYIKLSLKGPDKNTFGVGARVHAYTTDQHIMLENIPTKGFQSSMDYAMLIGMDSLQIIDSLIIQWGYDDKVQKLYNVQANQHLTLNIQDAHKEAQPYQKQEQQLFEKKEDLIKEVFQHKEDLFVDFDYQRLIYHMLSKEGPALAVGDINDDGLDDFFVGGAAGQAGSIYVQNKSGQFELSQQLSIQEDSVYEDVDATFFDANNDGNLDLYVVSGGNAFRENAPEYQDRLYMLTKNKQGELQYVRSTTALPLVREMGACVKPADYDNDGDLDLFIGNRGVPLKYGLPATSRILNNDGQGKFEDVTATVSPRLNTVGMVTDAEWVDFDNDDDLDLAIVGDWMPLTLLKNNGANLERLNNVPGLTQTNGWWKSIHVADINKDGEQDFVLGNWGTNTMFEASKEKPLELYINDFDQNETIDHIYATYKGDSLYPMALRHDLIMQLTYLKKDYLYYEDYAGKTLQQVFSPEQLSSSIVNKVHHLKSSLVLNNGDGSYTIEELPDEAQFSPIYAISEVGKHAGSTQLVMAGNFSGVKPEEGRYDANTGLLLHFQEGKALTVNNSGFNIKGEVRDMKTLRSIKGKVLLLIAKNNDTLEIYEYQDNTADKSVLSLSAH; encoded by the coding sequence ATGAGATATACTATTTGGTTCATAGCTATACTCCTTATTAGCTGCACCGGAGCAAATGACGACCTGCCCTTTACTAAAATGGCAAGTAGCCATACAGGCATTTCATTTGAAAATGAGCTACAGCTTACCAAAGATTTTGATGTTTTTAGATACCGTAACTATTACAATGGCGGAGGTGTAGCCATAGGAGATGTTAACAATGATGGCTATGCTGATGTATATCTGACAGCCAATATGGAGGAGAATAAGCTTTTCCTCAATAAAGGAAACCAAGAAGGCAAAAGCTTTAAATTTGAAGATATAAGCAGTATTGCAAAGGTAGGGGGGAATAAGGTATGGTCTACTGGTGTAAGTATGGCAGATATAAACGGCGATGGCCTGCTAGATATTTATGTCTGTAACTCTGGCGACATTAGTGGAGGCAAGAGGGAGAACGAACTGTTTATCAATCAGGGGGCTAATGCAGAAGGTATTCCTGTATTTGAAGAGATGGCAGCTGATTATGGTCTTGACGACAAAGGCTTTAGTACACATGCCGTATTTTTTGACTATGATAAAGATGGTGATCTGGATGCATATGTTCTCAACAATTCTTTTCGTCCGGTATCTACTTTAGGTCTGGAGAACATAAGGCATGTGCGAGACAGCACAGGTGGGGATAAGCTTTACAGAAACGATAGCAACAAATTTACTGATGTAAGCACTGAAGCCGGTATTTATGGAAGTGTTATTGGGTTTGGTCTGGGAGTTACCATTTCTGACGTAGATCAGGATGGCTGGATGGACATATATGTGTCTAATGATTTTTTTGAAAGGGACTATTTATACATCAATCAGGGCGATGGTACTTTCAAAGATGAACTACCGCAGAGAATGGGCCATATCAGCCATTTTTCTATGGGAGCAGATGCCGCTGATTTAAATAATGATGGTTACCCAGAAATTTTCGTCACCGATATGCTTCCAGAGTCTGATGAAAGACTCAAAACCATGACGCATTATGAGTCTTACGATTTACATCAGACCAAACTAAACCATGGATATTACGAGCAGTATATGAGAAATACCATGCAGCTTAACACACAGCATGGTGCGTTTAAAGAGGTAGGTCAGTTTGCCGGTGTAGATGCTACAGATTGGAGTTGGGGTGCTTTGATCGCAGATTTTGATAATGATGCACATAAAGAAATATTCGTAAGTAATGGCGTTTTCAAGGATGTTACCAATCAAGACTTTATTGCTTACATTGGCAGTGATGAAGCCATACTGGAAGCTATGCGTAAAGAGTCTATTGATTTTCAGGAATTAGTAGATAGAATGCCCTCCAATAAGCTGAGCAACTACCTGTTTAAGCAGACTTCAGGTTTACAATTTGAAAATGTATCTGAGAAGTGGGGGCTGAACGAACCCTCATTTTCAAATGGTGCCGCTTATGGAGATCTGGACAATGATGGAGACCTGGATTTGATCGTCAACAACGTCAACCAGGAAGTTTTTGTTTACAGGAATAACAGCGAAAAACACTTCAACAATAACTATATTAAACTAAGCCTCAAAGGCCCAGATAAGAACACATTTGGAGTTGGGGCGCGTGTACATGCCTATACTACAGACCAACATATAATGCTAGAAAATATTCCTACCAAAGGTTTTCAGTCATCTATGGACTATGCTATGCTTATAGGAATGGACAGCCTCCAAATAATAGATAGCCTGATCATACAGTGGGGCTACGATGATAAGGTGCAAAAGCTATATAATGTACAGGCAAATCAACACCTGACCTTGAACATTCAAGACGCTCATAAAGAGGCTCAGCCTTATCAAAAGCAAGAACAACAGCTTTTTGAAAAAAAAGAAGACTTAATAAAAGAAGTATTTCAGCACAAGGAAGACTTGTTTGTAGATTTTGACTACCAACGTCTCATTTATCATATGTTATCTAAAGAAGGTCCTGCGCTGGCAGTTGGAGATATTAATGACGATGGCTTGGACGATTTTTTTGTAGGAGGCGCCGCTGGTCAGGCAGGAAGTATATATGTGCAAAATAAGTCGGGACAGTTTGAACTAAGCCAACAGCTCTCAATACAAGAAGATAGTGTATACGAAGATGTAGATGCTACTTTTTTTGATGCCAACAATGATGGAAATTTAGACTTATACGTGGTCAGTGGAGGTAATGCTTTTAGAGAAAATGCGCCGGAATATCAGGATCGCCTGTATATGTTAACAAAGAATAAGCAAGGTGAGCTGCAATATGTGCGGAGCACTACAGCTCTTCCCTTAGTCAGAGAAATGGGAGCCTGCGTAAAACCGGCAGATTATGATAATGATGGTGACCTGGACTTATTTATTGGTAATCGGGGCGTGCCATTAAAATACGGCCTGCCCGCAACTAGCCGAATTCTCAACAACGATGGACAAGGTAAATTTGAGGATGTTACCGCTACTGTTTCTCCCCGCCTAAATACAGTAGGTATGGTAACAGATGCTGAGTGGGTAGATTTTGATAATGATGATGATCTGGACCTGGCAATCGTAGGCGATTGGATGCCTCTTACTCTACTGAAAAATAATGGAGCCAATCTGGAAAGGTTAAACAACGTGCCCGGGCTTACACAAACTAACGGCTGGTGGAAAAGCATCCACGTCGCAGATATAAACAAAGATGGAGAACAGGACTTTGTATTGGGTAATTGGGGTACAAATACCATGTTTGAAGCTTCTAAAGAAAAACCTCTGGAGCTTTATATCAATGATTTTGATCAAAACGAAACCATAGACCATATCTATGCAACCTACAAAGGAGATAGTTTGTACCCTATGGCTCTTAGGCATGACCTTATAATGCAGCTTACTTATCTTAAAAAAGACTACCTCTACTATGAAGATTACGCGGGTAAAACGCTGCAGCAGGTGTTTTCGCCCGAACAGTTATCCTCATCCATTGTCAACAAAGTACATCACCTGAAGTCTAGCCTAGTGCTTAATAATGGTGATGGCTCATACACTATAGAAGAGCTACCTGATGAAGCCCAGTTTTCTCCAATATATGCGATAAGCGAAGTGGGTAAGCATGCCGGAAGTACCCAGTTGGTTATGGCTGGAAACTTTTCAGGAGTAAAACCAGAAGAGGGAAGGTATGATGCTAACACAGGATTGCTGCTGCATTTTCAGGAAGGCAAAGCTCTAACTGTCAATAATAGTGGATTTAATATAAAAGGCGAAGTACGAGATATGAAAACCCTAAGATCTATCAAGGGTAAAGTGCTTTTGCTTATTGCTAAGAATAACGATACACTGGAAATATATGAATATCAGGATAATACAGCCGATAAGTCTGTGCTTTCTTTATCTGCTCATTAG